Proteins from a single region of Gasterosteus aculeatus chromosome 20, fGasAcu3.hap1.1, whole genome shotgun sequence:
- the plekhg6 gene encoding uncharacterized protein plekhg6 isoform X3: MTVRNEMDPTKPRTRHVNNGGGNESLMGDPSVPWGNSKDEGREKDADARDSDVDGTTAGAESNHHHRGSADKAKFNTFGYQRRRKVKVVTDLATVSKASAAAKPRAALRQVLFSQGESEKTQASELDGLKQDLDAFAVPHNLNWRWKEESQGTTLEKNWTDIVHSHSTMSKMQRHQQEALWEFVYTELIYINKLMIIKDLVVAALVNLHQHGFLREVTPERLFANIPSILAAHQLFWQEVIYPMLQEVRGTGKPFDPLVLEAGCLQFHDRFSSYQHYCWEEENNLKFTRRQMGSNPHFLTYVQWVENHPQCERMRLGDMQVKPHQRITKYPLLLKAALKNTQDPHEQHTLRGMLSSVNCFLESINDHLRLKDEKLALSISAQRVEGYEVERINEDIDKRVREICQFDLTCPISGVGPEVVRKLLLEENLKIRERKDSKLEVVALLFSDVLLMTKVQKKGDRLKVVRPPLALDRTFCFSLKDDCSFVVVEVGELRSAMNVYIFVAGTSESCTRWVSNINHAKETLWNLRQTENRRQLENWKIRQLEAKPVTNAETYDMDTEKQLLTESRRGSFIDELTEKCIIAQTRNGTLVSKEAEAKEQSHPAGGVTENNHVLPLWHSHLDVNSSKLSHKGQQQAEHGYEWIEMGVRADERRGQRVGNHSAQSAPDLDCVSHGIAADPSRNNTTGPHDTILYPDVDYPTEEESTPDLPAQLAILRGESAFIGLTQGRRMATNRDSDSHAVDQDSGRNSDYSKTGDMETPAEAWGCSKNLKSPGIRRRRQNSSHQGPSSQMSNQSLPVLNGQMKRNSQPSVQESHRVLKLGSLKNNQAMFADMHGRVSPDPQTLSESELSDHNIYNRGKTRRTASIHNMKDINKGHGATWTSSPHTLPKVENALFPKPSGHNVALEGLLVRAKERDGLKSRNVKRANSGLRNPPPPSFSPAPSPSPSDRESYMGWEEEEVELFRHRALTVSKGWKEQLVDGDEDDKRNFKN, encoded by the exons ATGACAGTGCGAAACGAAATGGATCCAACCAAGCCCAG GACACGGCATGTAAACAACGGTGGGGGGAATGAATCATTGATGGGAGATCCGTCGGTGCCATGGGGAAATAGTAAGGAcgaggggagggagaaagacGCAGACGCCAGAGATTCAGACGTCGATGGGACGACCGCAGGTGCAGAGAGCAACCATCACCACAGGGGGTCAGCAGACAAAGCCAAGTTCAACACATTCGGCTATCAG AGGCGGAGAAAGGTAAAGGTTGTGACTGACTTAGCAACAGTGAGTAAGGCTTCTGCTGCAGCCAAACCCAGAGCTGCACTGAGACAGGTCCTCTTCAGCCAGGGAGAGTCTGAGAAGACCCAGGCCTCTGAG CTGGATGGGCTGAAGCAGGATCTGGATGCCTTTGCTGTGCCGCACAATCTGAATTGGAGGTGGAAGGAGGAAAGTCAGGGAACCACACTGGAGAAGAACTGGACAGATATAGTGCACTCTCATTCA ACGATGTCTAAGATGCAGAGgcaccagcaggaggcgctgtggGAGTTTGTCTACACCGAGCTCATCTACATCAACAAACTGATGATCATCAAAGAT TTGGTTGTTGCAGCTCTTGTCAACCTGCACCAGCATGGATTTCTCCGGGAG GTGACCCCTGAACGTCTCTTCGCTAACATTCCCTCCATCCTCGCCGCTCACCAGCTGTTTTGGCAGGAGGTGATTTATCCCATGTTACAAGAAGTCCGGGGGACGGGAAAGCCCTTTGATCCTTTGGTGTTGGAGGCTGGTTGTCTGCAG TTCCACGACCGCTTCTCGTCCTATCAACATTACTGTTGGGAGGAGGAAAACAATCTGAAGTTCACACGCAGGCAGATGGGGAGCAACCCACATTTCCTCACTTATGTTCAG TGGGTGGAGAACCATCCTCAGTGTGAGCGGATGCGGCTCGGGGACATGCAGGTTAAACCCCACCAGAGGATCACAAAGTACCCGCTGCTTCTCAAGGCCGCGCTGAAAAACACCCAGGATCCTCACGAGCAGCACACACTCAGAGGCATG ttGTCAAGTGTGAACTGTTTTTTGGAGAGCATCAACGATCACCTGAGGCTAAAAGATGAGAAACTCGCTCTCAGCATTTCTGCTCAGAGGGTGGAGGGATACGAGGTGGAGCGCATAAACGAAGATATTGACAAG CGTGTCCGAGAGATTTGTCAGTTCGACCTAACCTGCCCCATCAGTGGAGTAGGTCCTGAAGTCGTGCGCAAGCTTCTGCTGGAAGAGAACCTGAAGATTCGGGAGAGGAAAGACAGCAAG CTTGAGGTGGTGGCTCTACTTTTCTCAGATGTTCTTCTAATGACCAAAGTCCAGAAGAAAGGGGACCGGCTGAAGGTAGTTCGACCTCCTCTGGCCCTTGACAGAACGTTTTGCTTCTCACTGAAAGATGACT GTTCATTTGTTGTTGTAGAGGTTGGTGAGCTGCGCAGTGCTATGAATGTCTACATATTTGTAGCCGGTACCTCAGAGAGCTGCACCAGATGGGTCTCCAACATCAACCATGCAAAG GAAACATTGTGGAACTTGAGACAGACTGAGAACAGGAGACAACTGGAAAATTGGAAAATCCGGCAGCTGGAGGCCAAGCCTGTCACAAATGCCGAAACGTATGATATggacacagaaaaacaacttcTCACGGAATCCAGACGAGGGAGTTTTATCGACGAACTCACTGAAAAATGTATTATCGCCCAAACAAGAAACGGGACGTTGGTGTCTAAAGAAGCAGAAGCAAAGGAACAGTCTCATCCTGCAGGTGGTGTGACTGAAAACAATCATGTTTTACCCTTATGGCATTCCCACCTCGACGTCAACAGCAGTAAACTATCGCACAAGGGTCAGCAACAAGCAGAACATGGATATGAATGGATAGAAATGGGAGTGAGAGCAGACGAAAGAAGGGGGCAAAGAGTGGGGAACCACAGTGCACAATCGGCCCCCGATCTGGATTGTGTAAGTCACGGTATTGCAGCTGATCCATCACGAAACAATACTACTGGACCACACGATACGATCTTGTATCCGGATGTTGACTATCCAACGGAGGAGGAAAGTACCCCAGACCTTCCTGCTCAACTAGCAATACTCAGGGGGGAGTCTGCGTTTATAGGACTGACACAAGGGAGAAGAATGGCAACAAATAGGGATTCAGATTCTCACGCTGTGGATCAGGACTCCGGGAGAAACTCCGACTACAGCAAGACCGGAGACATGGAGACACCTGCAGAGGCCTGGGGTTGCTCCAAAAATTTGAAGTCGCCCGGGATACGCAGGAGGAGGCAAAACAGCTCTCATCAGGGCCCCTCTTCTCAGATGTCAAATCAGTCCTTGCCGGTTTTAAATggccaaatgaaaagaaactcTCAACCATCTGTCCAGGAGTCACACCGAGTGCTAAAGCTGGGCTCCCTGAAGAATAACCAAGCGATGTTCGCGGACATGCACGGTAGAGTATCTCCAGACCCCCAAACATTGTCTGAATCTGAGCTTTCGGATCATAACATTTATAACAGAGGGAAAACCCGAAGGACGGCCTCTATTCATAACATGAAGGACATAAACAAGGGCCATGGAGCCACATGGACCAGTAGTCCGCACACGTTACCCAAAGTGGAGAATGCACTTTTTCCGAAACCAAGCGGACACAACGTGGCCTTGGAGGGTCTTTTGGTAAGGGCCAAAGAGAGAGATGgattaaaaagcagaaatgtgaaaAGGGCCAATTCGGGGTTGCGaaatcctcctcccccctcgtttTCCCCCGCACCATCGCCGTCGCCCAGCGATAGAGAAAGTTACatggggtgggaggaggaggaggtggagctgtTTAGACACAGAGCGCTCACAGTGAGTAAAGGATGGAAGGAGCAGCTGGTGGATGGAGATGAAGATGACAAGAG gAATTTCAAAAATTGA
- the plekhg6 gene encoding uncharacterized protein plekhg6 isoform X1: MTVRNEMDPTKPRTRHVNNGGGNESLMGDPSVPWGNSKDEGREKDADARDSDVDGTTAGAESNHHHRGSADKAKFNTFGYQRRRKVKVVTDLATVSKASAAAKPRAALRQVLFSQGESEKTQASELDGLKQDLDAFAVPHNLNWRWKEESQGTTLEKNWTDIVHSHSTMSKMQRHQQEALWEFVYTELIYINKLMIIKDLVVAALVNLHQHGFLREVTPERLFANIPSILAAHQLFWQEVIYPMLQEVRGTGKPFDPLVLEAGCLQFHDRFSSYQHYCWEEENNLKFTRRQMGSNPHFLTYVQWVENHPQCERMRLGDMQVKPHQRITKYPLLLKAALKNTQDPHEQHTLRGMLSSVNCFLESINDHLRLKDEKLALSISAQRVEGYEVERINEDIDKRVREICQFDLTCPISGVGPEVVRKLLLEENLKIRERKDSKLEVVALLFSDVLLMTKVQKKGDRLKVVRPPLALDRTFCFSLKDDCSFVVVEVGELRSAMNVYIFVAGTSESCTRWVSNINHAKETLWNLRQTENRRQLENWKIRQLEAKPVTNAETYDMDTEKQLLTESRRGSFIDELTEKCIIAQTRNGTLVSKEAEAKEQSHPAGGVTENNHVLPLWHSHLDVNSSKLSHKGQQQAEHGYEWIEMGVRADERRGQRVGNHSAQSAPDLDCVSHGIAADPSRNNTTGPHDTILYPDVDYPTEEESTPDLPAQLAILRGESAFIGLTQGRRMATNRDSDSHAVDQDSGRNSDYSKTGDMETPAEAWGCSKNLKSPGIRRRRQNSSHQGPSSQMSNQSLPVLNGQMKRNSQPSVQESHRVLKLGSLKNNQAMFADMHGRVSPDPQTLSESELSDHNIYNRGKTRRTASIHNMKDINKGHGATWTSSPHTLPKVENALFPKPSGHNVALEGLLVRAKERDGLKSRNVKRANSGLRNPPPPSFSPAPSPSPSDRESYMGWEEEEVELFRHRALTVSKGWKEQLVDGDEDDKSVFTVGVNVDWPAWCFDDDDVLDNLHLGEEGFLESINRSLASRDIPEISEQEDGHYSHV, encoded by the exons ATGACAGTGCGAAACGAAATGGATCCAACCAAGCCCAG GACACGGCATGTAAACAACGGTGGGGGGAATGAATCATTGATGGGAGATCCGTCGGTGCCATGGGGAAATAGTAAGGAcgaggggagggagaaagacGCAGACGCCAGAGATTCAGACGTCGATGGGACGACCGCAGGTGCAGAGAGCAACCATCACCACAGGGGGTCAGCAGACAAAGCCAAGTTCAACACATTCGGCTATCAG AGGCGGAGAAAGGTAAAGGTTGTGACTGACTTAGCAACAGTGAGTAAGGCTTCTGCTGCAGCCAAACCCAGAGCTGCACTGAGACAGGTCCTCTTCAGCCAGGGAGAGTCTGAGAAGACCCAGGCCTCTGAG CTGGATGGGCTGAAGCAGGATCTGGATGCCTTTGCTGTGCCGCACAATCTGAATTGGAGGTGGAAGGAGGAAAGTCAGGGAACCACACTGGAGAAGAACTGGACAGATATAGTGCACTCTCATTCA ACGATGTCTAAGATGCAGAGgcaccagcaggaggcgctgtggGAGTTTGTCTACACCGAGCTCATCTACATCAACAAACTGATGATCATCAAAGAT TTGGTTGTTGCAGCTCTTGTCAACCTGCACCAGCATGGATTTCTCCGGGAG GTGACCCCTGAACGTCTCTTCGCTAACATTCCCTCCATCCTCGCCGCTCACCAGCTGTTTTGGCAGGAGGTGATTTATCCCATGTTACAAGAAGTCCGGGGGACGGGAAAGCCCTTTGATCCTTTGGTGTTGGAGGCTGGTTGTCTGCAG TTCCACGACCGCTTCTCGTCCTATCAACATTACTGTTGGGAGGAGGAAAACAATCTGAAGTTCACACGCAGGCAGATGGGGAGCAACCCACATTTCCTCACTTATGTTCAG TGGGTGGAGAACCATCCTCAGTGTGAGCGGATGCGGCTCGGGGACATGCAGGTTAAACCCCACCAGAGGATCACAAAGTACCCGCTGCTTCTCAAGGCCGCGCTGAAAAACACCCAGGATCCTCACGAGCAGCACACACTCAGAGGCATG ttGTCAAGTGTGAACTGTTTTTTGGAGAGCATCAACGATCACCTGAGGCTAAAAGATGAGAAACTCGCTCTCAGCATTTCTGCTCAGAGGGTGGAGGGATACGAGGTGGAGCGCATAAACGAAGATATTGACAAG CGTGTCCGAGAGATTTGTCAGTTCGACCTAACCTGCCCCATCAGTGGAGTAGGTCCTGAAGTCGTGCGCAAGCTTCTGCTGGAAGAGAACCTGAAGATTCGGGAGAGGAAAGACAGCAAG CTTGAGGTGGTGGCTCTACTTTTCTCAGATGTTCTTCTAATGACCAAAGTCCAGAAGAAAGGGGACCGGCTGAAGGTAGTTCGACCTCCTCTGGCCCTTGACAGAACGTTTTGCTTCTCACTGAAAGATGACT GTTCATTTGTTGTTGTAGAGGTTGGTGAGCTGCGCAGTGCTATGAATGTCTACATATTTGTAGCCGGTACCTCAGAGAGCTGCACCAGATGGGTCTCCAACATCAACCATGCAAAG GAAACATTGTGGAACTTGAGACAGACTGAGAACAGGAGACAACTGGAAAATTGGAAAATCCGGCAGCTGGAGGCCAAGCCTGTCACAAATGCCGAAACGTATGATATggacacagaaaaacaacttcTCACGGAATCCAGACGAGGGAGTTTTATCGACGAACTCACTGAAAAATGTATTATCGCCCAAACAAGAAACGGGACGTTGGTGTCTAAAGAAGCAGAAGCAAAGGAACAGTCTCATCCTGCAGGTGGTGTGACTGAAAACAATCATGTTTTACCCTTATGGCATTCCCACCTCGACGTCAACAGCAGTAAACTATCGCACAAGGGTCAGCAACAAGCAGAACATGGATATGAATGGATAGAAATGGGAGTGAGAGCAGACGAAAGAAGGGGGCAAAGAGTGGGGAACCACAGTGCACAATCGGCCCCCGATCTGGATTGTGTAAGTCACGGTATTGCAGCTGATCCATCACGAAACAATACTACTGGACCACACGATACGATCTTGTATCCGGATGTTGACTATCCAACGGAGGAGGAAAGTACCCCAGACCTTCCTGCTCAACTAGCAATACTCAGGGGGGAGTCTGCGTTTATAGGACTGACACAAGGGAGAAGAATGGCAACAAATAGGGATTCAGATTCTCACGCTGTGGATCAGGACTCCGGGAGAAACTCCGACTACAGCAAGACCGGAGACATGGAGACACCTGCAGAGGCCTGGGGTTGCTCCAAAAATTTGAAGTCGCCCGGGATACGCAGGAGGAGGCAAAACAGCTCTCATCAGGGCCCCTCTTCTCAGATGTCAAATCAGTCCTTGCCGGTTTTAAATggccaaatgaaaagaaactcTCAACCATCTGTCCAGGAGTCACACCGAGTGCTAAAGCTGGGCTCCCTGAAGAATAACCAAGCGATGTTCGCGGACATGCACGGTAGAGTATCTCCAGACCCCCAAACATTGTCTGAATCTGAGCTTTCGGATCATAACATTTATAACAGAGGGAAAACCCGAAGGACGGCCTCTATTCATAACATGAAGGACATAAACAAGGGCCATGGAGCCACATGGACCAGTAGTCCGCACACGTTACCCAAAGTGGAGAATGCACTTTTTCCGAAACCAAGCGGACACAACGTGGCCTTGGAGGGTCTTTTGGTAAGGGCCAAAGAGAGAGATGgattaaaaagcagaaatgtgaaaAGGGCCAATTCGGGGTTGCGaaatcctcctcccccctcgtttTCCCCCGCACCATCGCCGTCGCCCAGCGATAGAGAAAGTTACatggggtgggaggaggaggaggtggagctgtTTAGACACAGAGCGCTCACAGTGAGTAAAGGATGGAAGGAGCAGCTGGTGGATGGAGATGAAGATGACAAGAG TGTTTTTACAGTCGGAGTAAATGTGGACTGGCCAGCTTGGtgctttgatgatgatgatgtcctGGATAATTTACACCTTGGAGAGGAAGGTTTTCTGGAGAGCATCAACCGATCCTTGGCCTCCAGGGATATCCCCGAAATTTCAGAGCAAGAGGACGGGCATTATAGTCACGTGTAG
- the plekhg6 gene encoding uncharacterized protein plekhg6 isoform X2, with protein sequence MGRPQVQRATITTGGQQTKPSSTHSAIRQVECDRNRRRKVKVVTDLATVSKASAAAKPRAALRQVLFSQGESEKTQASELDGLKQDLDAFAVPHNLNWRWKEESQGTTLEKNWTDIVHSHSTMSKMQRHQQEALWEFVYTELIYINKLMIIKDLVVAALVNLHQHGFLREVTPERLFANIPSILAAHQLFWQEVIYPMLQEVRGTGKPFDPLVLEAGCLQFHDRFSSYQHYCWEEENNLKFTRRQMGSNPHFLTYVQWVENHPQCERMRLGDMQVKPHQRITKYPLLLKAALKNTQDPHEQHTLRGMLSSVNCFLESINDHLRLKDEKLALSISAQRVEGYEVERINEDIDKRVREICQFDLTCPISGVGPEVVRKLLLEENLKIRERKDSKLEVVALLFSDVLLMTKVQKKGDRLKVVRPPLALDRTFCFSLKDDCSFVVVEVGELRSAMNVYIFVAGTSESCTRWVSNINHAKETLWNLRQTENRRQLENWKIRQLEAKPVTNAETYDMDTEKQLLTESRRGSFIDELTEKCIIAQTRNGTLVSKEAEAKEQSHPAGGVTENNHVLPLWHSHLDVNSSKLSHKGQQQAEHGYEWIEMGVRADERRGQRVGNHSAQSAPDLDCVSHGIAADPSRNNTTGPHDTILYPDVDYPTEEESTPDLPAQLAILRGESAFIGLTQGRRMATNRDSDSHAVDQDSGRNSDYSKTGDMETPAEAWGCSKNLKSPGIRRRRQNSSHQGPSSQMSNQSLPVLNGQMKRNSQPSVQESHRVLKLGSLKNNQAMFADMHGRVSPDPQTLSESELSDHNIYNRGKTRRTASIHNMKDINKGHGATWTSSPHTLPKVENALFPKPSGHNVALEGLLVRAKERDGLKSRNVKRANSGLRNPPPPSFSPAPSPSPSDRESYMGWEEEEVELFRHRALTVSKGWKEQLVDGDEDDKSVFTVGVNVDWPAWCFDDDDVLDNLHLGEEGFLESINRSLASRDIPEISEQEDGHYSHV encoded by the exons ATGGGACGACCGCAGGTGCAGAGAGCAACCATCACCACAGGGGGTCAGCAGACAAAGCCAAGTTCAACACATTCGGCTATCAGGCAGGTGGAATGTGACAGAAAT AGGCGGAGAAAGGTAAAGGTTGTGACTGACTTAGCAACAGTGAGTAAGGCTTCTGCTGCAGCCAAACCCAGAGCTGCACTGAGACAGGTCCTCTTCAGCCAGGGAGAGTCTGAGAAGACCCAGGCCTCTGAG CTGGATGGGCTGAAGCAGGATCTGGATGCCTTTGCTGTGCCGCACAATCTGAATTGGAGGTGGAAGGAGGAAAGTCAGGGAACCACACTGGAGAAGAACTGGACAGATATAGTGCACTCTCATTCA ACGATGTCTAAGATGCAGAGgcaccagcaggaggcgctgtggGAGTTTGTCTACACCGAGCTCATCTACATCAACAAACTGATGATCATCAAAGAT TTGGTTGTTGCAGCTCTTGTCAACCTGCACCAGCATGGATTTCTCCGGGAG GTGACCCCTGAACGTCTCTTCGCTAACATTCCCTCCATCCTCGCCGCTCACCAGCTGTTTTGGCAGGAGGTGATTTATCCCATGTTACAAGAAGTCCGGGGGACGGGAAAGCCCTTTGATCCTTTGGTGTTGGAGGCTGGTTGTCTGCAG TTCCACGACCGCTTCTCGTCCTATCAACATTACTGTTGGGAGGAGGAAAACAATCTGAAGTTCACACGCAGGCAGATGGGGAGCAACCCACATTTCCTCACTTATGTTCAG TGGGTGGAGAACCATCCTCAGTGTGAGCGGATGCGGCTCGGGGACATGCAGGTTAAACCCCACCAGAGGATCACAAAGTACCCGCTGCTTCTCAAGGCCGCGCTGAAAAACACCCAGGATCCTCACGAGCAGCACACACTCAGAGGCATG ttGTCAAGTGTGAACTGTTTTTTGGAGAGCATCAACGATCACCTGAGGCTAAAAGATGAGAAACTCGCTCTCAGCATTTCTGCTCAGAGGGTGGAGGGATACGAGGTGGAGCGCATAAACGAAGATATTGACAAG CGTGTCCGAGAGATTTGTCAGTTCGACCTAACCTGCCCCATCAGTGGAGTAGGTCCTGAAGTCGTGCGCAAGCTTCTGCTGGAAGAGAACCTGAAGATTCGGGAGAGGAAAGACAGCAAG CTTGAGGTGGTGGCTCTACTTTTCTCAGATGTTCTTCTAATGACCAAAGTCCAGAAGAAAGGGGACCGGCTGAAGGTAGTTCGACCTCCTCTGGCCCTTGACAGAACGTTTTGCTTCTCACTGAAAGATGACT GTTCATTTGTTGTTGTAGAGGTTGGTGAGCTGCGCAGTGCTATGAATGTCTACATATTTGTAGCCGGTACCTCAGAGAGCTGCACCAGATGGGTCTCCAACATCAACCATGCAAAG GAAACATTGTGGAACTTGAGACAGACTGAGAACAGGAGACAACTGGAAAATTGGAAAATCCGGCAGCTGGAGGCCAAGCCTGTCACAAATGCCGAAACGTATGATATggacacagaaaaacaacttcTCACGGAATCCAGACGAGGGAGTTTTATCGACGAACTCACTGAAAAATGTATTATCGCCCAAACAAGAAACGGGACGTTGGTGTCTAAAGAAGCAGAAGCAAAGGAACAGTCTCATCCTGCAGGTGGTGTGACTGAAAACAATCATGTTTTACCCTTATGGCATTCCCACCTCGACGTCAACAGCAGTAAACTATCGCACAAGGGTCAGCAACAAGCAGAACATGGATATGAATGGATAGAAATGGGAGTGAGAGCAGACGAAAGAAGGGGGCAAAGAGTGGGGAACCACAGTGCACAATCGGCCCCCGATCTGGATTGTGTAAGTCACGGTATTGCAGCTGATCCATCACGAAACAATACTACTGGACCACACGATACGATCTTGTATCCGGATGTTGACTATCCAACGGAGGAGGAAAGTACCCCAGACCTTCCTGCTCAACTAGCAATACTCAGGGGGGAGTCTGCGTTTATAGGACTGACACAAGGGAGAAGAATGGCAACAAATAGGGATTCAGATTCTCACGCTGTGGATCAGGACTCCGGGAGAAACTCCGACTACAGCAAGACCGGAGACATGGAGACACCTGCAGAGGCCTGGGGTTGCTCCAAAAATTTGAAGTCGCCCGGGATACGCAGGAGGAGGCAAAACAGCTCTCATCAGGGCCCCTCTTCTCAGATGTCAAATCAGTCCTTGCCGGTTTTAAATggccaaatgaaaagaaactcTCAACCATCTGTCCAGGAGTCACACCGAGTGCTAAAGCTGGGCTCCCTGAAGAATAACCAAGCGATGTTCGCGGACATGCACGGTAGAGTATCTCCAGACCCCCAAACATTGTCTGAATCTGAGCTTTCGGATCATAACATTTATAACAGAGGGAAAACCCGAAGGACGGCCTCTATTCATAACATGAAGGACATAAACAAGGGCCATGGAGCCACATGGACCAGTAGTCCGCACACGTTACCCAAAGTGGAGAATGCACTTTTTCCGAAACCAAGCGGACACAACGTGGCCTTGGAGGGTCTTTTGGTAAGGGCCAAAGAGAGAGATGgattaaaaagcagaaatgtgaaaAGGGCCAATTCGGGGTTGCGaaatcctcctcccccctcgtttTCCCCCGCACCATCGCCGTCGCCCAGCGATAGAGAAAGTTACatggggtgggaggaggaggaggtggagctgtTTAGACACAGAGCGCTCACAGTGAGTAAAGGATGGAAGGAGCAGCTGGTGGATGGAGATGAAGATGACAAGAG TGTTTTTACAGTCGGAGTAAATGTGGACTGGCCAGCTTGGtgctttgatgatgatgatgtcctGGATAATTTACACCTTGGAGAGGAAGGTTTTCTGGAGAGCATCAACCGATCCTTGGCCTCCAGGGATATCCCCGAAATTTCAGAGCAAGAGGACGGGCATTATAGTCACGTGTAG
- the lag3 gene encoding lymphocyte activation gene 3 protein: MLLEYFLFGMMTFHLSGAQSEVTEVFAEAGSQAVLPCKCGPPSARIPAIIWRKDGKSTVWRKQKSGLEYWGYAWSSKTQRVRCPHTMFESGDFSLQIDNVKEEDGGVYSCRVERGVQVIEKTVTLRITRVSVSSSAPIWGSDVSITCNVTPWPLEALVRWTLNDSPFEPQTGAASNTRTAAMEKATGRLTGNWTCVVNYKGQEGRASATLSVQGVIHPPRDDAKVYAAVGSAVTLPCVFSPGLIPSDPVWEKLKAVFLTKPAPGRLPASFSASGPLSPLPSDQSASLKEVGLGDEGRYRCSGVIKGQRLTRNMQLVVAKVHSSVQSQNTGSVTLTCQLTDTGEVTNYEWVHVIYDLKGSRSVGPILEGKTLNISTMSEGNQGEWSCRFYGKDGLLGNVTYHIQQMSGVSGEKPTSVSHNTAATVGLSFLLLVMLLILAQIYKNHQRRKGIFRYPALETIVHTVSNEREERERNAVKK, from the exons aTGCTGTTGGAGTATTTCCTCTTTGGGATGATGACCTTTCATTTGtcag GGGCACAAAGTGAAGTAACTGAAGTTTTTGCTGAAGCCGGCTCTCAAGCTGTGCTGCCCTGTAAATGTGGCCCGCCGTCCGCTCGTATCCCCGCCATCATCTGGAGAAAAGACGGCAAAAG CACTGTTTGGAGAAAGCAAAAGAGTGGTCTGGAGTACTGGGGCTACGCATGGTCTTCAAAAACCCAACGCGTTAGATGCCCCCACACCATGTTCGAAAGCGGCGATTTCAGCTTGCAAATAGACAatgtgaaggaggaggatggaggagtttACTCTTGCAGGGTGGAACGTGGAGTCCAGGTCATTGAAAAAACAGTCACACTCCGAATCACTAGAG TGTCCGTCTCTTCATCGGCTCCGATATGGGGGAGCGACGTTTCGATCACCTGTAACGTGACTCCTTGGCCTCTAGAAGCTCTCGTGAGGTGGACGTTGAACGACAGTCCATTCGAGCCTCAGACTGGAGCCGCCTCTAACACTCGAACCGCCGCGATGGAAAAGGCAACCGGGAGACTGACGGGAAACTGGACCTGTGTGGTGAACTACAAGGGCCAAGAGGGACGAGCTTCTGCTACTCTGAGCGTGCAGG GGGTCATCCACCCACCAAGAGACGATGCCAAGGTGTACGCTGCTGTGGGATCTGCGGTCACGCTCCCTTGTGTGTTCTCCCCCGGTTTGATCCCCTCTGATCCGGTCTGGGAGAAACTGAAAGCCGTGTTTCTTACCAAACCCGCTCCCGGTCGCCTCCCtgcctctttctctgcctccgGGCCGCTTTCTCCGCTCCCCTCCGATCAATCGGCCAGTTTGAAGGAGGTCGGGTTGGGGGATGAGGGCAGGTACAGATGCTCTGGCGTGATAAAAGGACAACGGTTGACTCGAAATATGCAGCTCGTCGTGGCCAAAG ttCACAGCAGCGTCCAGTCCCAGAACACAGGCTCTGTGACGCTGACCTGCCAACTGACTGACACAGGCGAGGTCACCAACTACGAATGGGTTCATGTGATCTATGACCTCAAAGGCAGCCGATCAGTTGGGCCCATCCTGGAGGGGAAGACTCTGAATATAAGCACAATGTCCGAGGGGAACCAGGGTGAATGGTCGTGTCGTTTCTACGGGAAGGACGGCCTTTTGGGAAATGTGACGTACCACATTCAGCAGATGA GTGGTGTAAGTGGAGAAAAACCTACGAGTGTCTCACATAACACTGCAGCTACAGTGGGTCTCAGCTTTCTCCTCCTTGTTATGCTGTTGATTTTGGCTCAGATCTACAAGAACCACCAAAGG AGGAAAGGCATCTTTCGGTACCCTGCGCTGGAGACAATTGTTCACACCGTGTCCAATgagcgggaggagagagaaagaaacgcaGTGAAAAAGTAA
- the mrpl51 gene encoding large ribosomal subunit protein mL51 translates to MSVLGVLLKAGASFCQSAGSLLGAARTVSTGTCCQIRMHAIPQLKTVDRWTEKRSMFGVYDNIGILGDFKAHPKDLIVAPCWLKGFKGNEMLRLVRKKKMVGDRMMTLDKHNLEKRIRFLYRRFNRTGKRR, encoded by the exons ATGTCTGTTCTCGGAGTTTTACTGAAAGCTGGAGCGTCCTTCTGTCAGTCTGCTGGGTCGCTGCTCGGCGCAGCCAGAACCGTCTCTACCG GCACATGCTGTCAGATAAGGATGCATGCTATCCCTCAGCTGAAGACGGTGGACAGGTGGACTGAGAAGAGGAGCATGTTTGGTGTCTACGATAACATCGGCATCTTGG GTGACTTTAAAGCTCATCCCAAAGACCTCATTGTGGCTCCCTGCTGGCTGAAGGGTTTCAAAGGCAATGAAATGCTGCGTTTAgtcaggaagaagaagatggtgGGCGATCGAATGATGACTCTGGACAAACACAACTTGGAGAAGAGGATCCGCTTCCTCTACAGACGCTTCAACCGCACTGGCAAACGCCGCTAA